The DNA window AGTTCTCCTCGATTGCGGGCGTGCGCGAAGACGTGACGGATATCGTCCTGAACATCAAGGAAATCGCCATCCGGATGGAAGGCGACGGGCCGAAGCGGATGGTCGTGCGCAAGCAGGGCCCGGGCGTCGTCACGGCTGGCGACATCCAGACCGTCGGCGACGTCGAAGTGCTGAACCCCGACCATGTGATCTGCACGCTCGATCAGGGTGCGGAGATCCGCATGGAGTTTACGGTCGATACGGGCAAGGGTTACGTACCGGCCGACCGCAATCGCGCAGAGGACGCGCCGATTGGCCTCATTCCGGTCGACAGCCTCTATTCGCCGGTCAAAAAGGTCTCCTACAAGGTTGAGAACACCCGTGAGGGCCAGGTTCTCGATTACGACAAGCTGACCATGACCCTGGAGACGGACGGCTCGGTGACCGGTGAGGATGCGGTGGCCTATGCGGCCCGTATCCTGCAGGACCAGCTTGGCCTGTTCGTCAATTTCGAGGAGCCTCAGAAGGAGCAGCCTGCCGAGCAGGTGACAGAGCTCGCCTTCAACCCGGCTTTGCTCAAGAAGGTGGACGAGCTGGAGCTTTCCGTGCGCTCGGCCAACTGCCTGAAGAACGACAACATCGTCTATATCGGCGACCTGATCCAAAAGACGGAAGCTGAGATGCTGCGCACGCCGAATTTCGGCCGCAAGTCGCTCAACGAGATCAAGGAAGTGCTCGCCTCGATGGGGCTCCACCTCGGCATGGAAGTGCCGGATTGGCCGCCGGACAACATCGAAGAGCTCGCCAAGCGCTACGAAGACCAGTATTGACCCCGGCGGGCTCAGTGCCCAGGGAATTGAAGGAGACAAGCAATGCGTCACGGTAAAGCCGGCCGCAAGCTCAACCGGACATCCAGCCACCGCAAGGCCATGTTCGCCAATATGGCGGCCTCGCTCATTGAGCATGAGCAGATCGTCACCACGCTGCCCAAGGCCAAGGAGCTTCGTCCGATCGTGGAGAAGCTCGTCACGCTCGGCAAGCGCGGCGATCTCCATGCTCGCCGCCAGGCAATCGCCGCCATTCGCAGCGAAGCTTTGGTGCGCCGCCTCTTCGACACGCTCGCCCCGCGCTATGCCTCGCGCAACGGCGGCTATACGCGCATCATGAAGGCGGGCTTTCGCCACGGCGACAATGCGGCCCTGGCCGTGATCGAGTTCGTGGACCGTGACCCGTCGGTCAAGGGTGCCGCCGACCGCGCCCGCGTCGAGGCGGAGGCCGCCAGCGAAGAAGCCGAGGCGGCGTGATTTCACGCTTCCTTCGGATACTGTTTTAGGAGGGGCCTCACGGCCCCTTTTTGCTGCCTGCTTTCAACCGAGCGGCCCCTTGAAGATGAAGAAAGCGCCGAGGCAGATCAGGGCGAAGCCGATCGCATGATTGATGGTCAGTTGCTCGCCGAGATAGTAGACGGAGAAGACCGCAAAAACCGAAAGCGTGATCACCTCCTGCATAGTCTTCAGCTCCGCCGCACTGTAGACGGCGTGACCATAGCGATTGGCCGGCACAGCGAAGCAGTATTCGATGAAGGCGATGCTCCAGCTCGCGAGAATCACGAGAAGGAGGGGCTTATTCATAAACTTCAGGTGGCCGTACCAAGCAAAAGTCATGAAGATGTTCGAGACGGTGAGAAGCAGGATCGGCGCCAGATAGGGCAGGGCCATGGATGTCCTCGGAAGGTCGGCTAGAGGTGATGAGATGAAGGGGAAGTGATTCGGGATGAGCTGCAATCACTGGGCCTCTTTTTTGCCCTTACATGAAACCGACGACGGCCGAACCGGTTTGATCCTCCCAGCCTTTTCTTATGCACAATCCTGTTCGATGATGCGCGCCCACAGTCGAGGAGTCCGATGAAAGTGATAACTTCCTTCCTTCGCCTGTTTTTTCTCCTTGGGGCGCTTTCGCTGCCTGCCCATGCCCAGGATCGGCCGGCCGAATCGCTTTTGGATCCTTTGAAGCAACTCCTGCGAGGGGGCGAGGAAAATGCGGGGGCACCAGCCGGCGAGACGCAGCGCCGCGTTCCCTTCAGCCAGCAGGAAATCCAGCTCTCCTTCGCGCCGCTGGTGCGCCAAGTGGCACCCGCCGTCGTGAACGTCTACGCCTCGACCCGCGTACAGGCGCGCTCGCCCTTTATGGGCGATCCCTTCTTTGAGCGCTTTTTCGACTTCCCCCAGATGCCGCCACGGGTTCAGTCGTCCCTAGGCTCCGGCGTGCTGGTCGATCCCTCCGGCATCGTTGTGACCAACTACCATGTGATCCGCCAGGCGGACGAGGTGAAGATCGCGCTTGCGGATGGGCGGGAGTTCGAAAGCAACGTCCTGCTCAAGGATGAGGGGCTCGATCTCGCCGTCCTGAAGGTCGAAGGCTCCGAGGCTTTCCCGGCCGCCACGCTCGGCGATTCCGAGGCGCTCGAGGTCGGCGATCTCGTGCTTGCGATCGGCAATCCCTTCGGCGTGGGCCAGACCACCACGAGCGGCATCGTCTCGGCCGTGGCGCGCTCGCTGGGCGGTGTTTCCGATTTCGGCTATTTCATTCAGACGGATGCGGCCATCAATCCCGGCAATTCCGGCGGCGCGCTCGTCAACATGGCCGGTGAGGTCGTCGGCATCAATACGGCCATCTACAGCCGCTCGGGCGGTTCGATCGGTATCGGCTTCGCCGTTCCCGCGAATATCGTGCGCGCGGTGGTGGATTCGGCCAGAAACGGTAAGGATTTCTTCGAGCGTCCCTATGTGGGGGCGAGCTTCGATCGCGTGACGCCCAACATCGCCGAAGCGCTCGGCATGCCACGTCCGGCCGGCGCGCTCGTCACCAACATCGCCTCTGCCAGCCCGGCCGCCAGGGCGGGGCTCGAAAGCGGCGATGTGGTGGTGGCTGTGAACGGCAGGTCCGTGGAGACGCCTGAGGCGCTGGAATATCGTCTCGCCACCGTGCCGATCGGCGACACGGCCCAGGTCGAGGTGCTGCGCAATGGCGAGGAGATCGGGCTCTCCATACAGGTCGAACACGCGCCCGAAGGCGACGGCCAGCAGTTGGAGATCGGCGGCACCGGGCCCTTCGCCGGCGCCAAAGTGGCGGAGCTTTCGCCCGCGCTCGCCCAGCGCCTGCGGCTTCCGGTTACCGGCAAGGGCGTCGTCATCGCGGATCTAGCGCGCAATTCTCCGGCTGCCAGTATCGGCCTGAGGCCGGGTGACATCGTGCGTGAACTCAATGGAGAGGAGATCGCTACGCCCGACCAGATGAAGGCGTTGGCCGAAACCGATGCGCGCTGGTGGCGGTTCACGATCGAGCGCGATGGCCGTACCATCCGGCAGACGATGCGGTTCTGATGAGCGTATGAGCGATCTGTTCGACAGAGGTGAGCCCGAGGTTTCCGTGGCGGTCGGTAAGCCGCTGGCCGACCGTCTGCGGCCCAAACGGCTTGACGAGGTGGTGGGCCAGGAACACCTGACCGGCGCCGAGGGCGCGCTCACGCGGATGATCCGCTCCGGCTCGCTCGGCTCGCTCATCTTCTGGGGTCCGCCCGGCACGGGAAAGACGACGGTTGCCCGGCTCCTGGCCGGCGAGACCTCGATGGCCTTCGAGCAGATCTCGGCGATCTTTTCGGGCGTGGCCGATCTGAAAAAGGTCTTCGAGGCCGCGCGCCTGCGCCGAAACCAAGGCCGCCAGACACTCCTCTTCGTCGATGAGATCCACCGCTTCAATCGGGCCCAGCAGGATTCCTTCCTGCCGGTGATGGAGGACGGCACCGTCGTCCTGGTGGGCGCCACGACCGAGAATCCCTCCTTCGAACTCAATGCCGCGCTTCTTTCCCGTGCCCGCGTGCTGGTCTTCCATTCCCTCGAGGCGGACAGCCTCCAGCGCCTGCTAGCGCGTGCCGAAGAGGCGGAGGGGCGCGAGCTGCCGCTGGACGAGGAGGCGAGGGCAGTGCTCCTGCGCATGGCCGATGGCGACGGCCGCGCGGTCCTGACGCTGGCGGAGGAGGTTTGGCGTGCGGCCGGTGAAGGCGAGGTCTTCGACGCCGAGACCCTGCAGCGCATCGTGCAGCGCCGCGCGCCGATCTACGACAAGAGCCAGGACGGGCACTACAACCTGATTTCCGCCCTGCACAAATCCGTACGTGGTTCAGATCCGGATGCCGCACTCTACTATCTCTGCCGCATGTTCGATGCGGGTGAGGACCCGCTTTATCTCGGGCGCAGGCTCGTGCGCATGGCGGTCGAGGATATTGGTCTCGCCGATCCGCAGGCCCTCTTGATCGCGAATGCGGCCAAGGACGCCTATGATTATCTGGGCTCGCCGGAAGGCGAGCTCGCTCTCGCCCAGGCTTGTATCTATCTTGCCACCGCGCCGAAATCGAACGCCGCCTACACTGCCTTTAAGTCTGCGATGGCGGCGGCGAAGGAGCACGGCTCGCTGCTCCCTCCCAAGCACATCCTCAACGCGCCCACGAAGCTCATGAAGGAAACTGGGTACAGCTCGGGCTACCAGTACGATCACGACATGCCCGATGCCTTCTCTGGCCAGGACTATTTTCCCGAAGCCATGGGCCGACGAACCTTCTACGATCCGCCCGACCGCGGCTTCGAGCGGGATATCCGCAAGCGGCTCGATTATTGGGATAAGCTCAGGCGGGAGAGGCAGGGCGGTGGCTGAGGTGCCGCCGAATCGCATTCTGTCGGCGAGATAAGCCAGTTTAACGGCGGGGAACGGATTTGTATCATCTGCTGCTTGTTTGCATCGGCGGCGCCATCGGTGCCGGCATGCGCCATCTGGCCACGATTGCGGCGGGGCGCCTCCTGGGCATTGCTTTTCCTTGGGGCACGCTTACCGTCAACGTGGCGGGCAGCTTCGCGATGGGGCTGCTTGTGGAGACGCTTGCCCGAAGATTCGACGTCTCCAACGAGATCCGGCTGCTCCTTGCGACGGGGCTGCTCGGCGGCTTCACCACTTTTTCCTCTTTCTCTCTCGATGTGGCCGTACTTTGGGAAAGGGGAGCGCAGACGGCTGCCCTTGGATATGTCGTGGCGAGCGTAGCCTGTTCGATCCTGGCACTCTTCGGCGGATTGTGGCTCGCAAGAAGCATCCTCTAATGGTATTGCCGCCGTCGAAACGGTGATGAGATGGCAGGCATAGAACAAATCCAGGTTGACGGCGGCGAGGCCGGCATGCGGCTCGACCGCTGGTTCAAGGTCCATTATCCGGGCCTTGGTTTCGGACAGCTACAGAAGCTGCTGCGTACCGGACAGGTGCGTGTGGACGGCGGTCGCGCCAAGGCGGAAACCCGGGTGCAGCCGGGGCAGACGATCCGCGTGCCGCCGCTCGCCGTGGATCGCAAGGGCGCGCCCGCCACCATCCGCACCATCCGCGAGCGGGGCGATGCGGAAGTGCTGTCGCAGATGCTGATCCACGAGGACGACAAGGTTTTCGTCTTCAACAAGCCCGCCGGCCTTGCCGTGCAGGGCGGTTCCGGCGTCAGCCGCCATGTGGACGGCATGTTGGAGGCTTGGCGCAGCAAAAAAGGTGAGAAGCCGCGTCTGGTGCATCGGCTCGACCGCGATACCTCCGGCGTGCTTGTCGTGGCGCGCACGCGACTCGCGGCCGTCAAGCTCACAGCGGCCTTCCGCGCCCGCGAGACGAAGAAGATCTACTGGGCGCTCGTCAAAAGTGTGCCAAAGAAACAGGAAGGACGCATCTCCACCTGGCTCGTCCGCGAAGCCACGCCCGACGGCGACCGCATGCGGATTGCCAAGCATGGCGAGCCGGGCGCGGACCACGCCGTCTCCACCTATCGCGTGGTGGAGCAGGCCGGCACCGCGCTCTCCTGGCTGGAGATGGAGCCCTACACGGGACGAATGCACCAGCTTCGCGTGCACGCCGCCCATATCGGCTGTCCGGTCATCGGCGATCCCAAATACTTTGAAGCCGACCAGAATTGGGAGTTGCCGGGCGGCATGCAGAATCGGTTGCATCTTCACGCCCGTCGCATCATCGTCCCGCACCCCGACGGCGGCATCGTTGACGTCACGGCCGAATTGCCGCCGCATATGCGGCAGAGCTGGAACCTGCTCGGCTTCGATGACGCGGCGGCGAAAGAAGAAATCTAAACCCTGTTTCCCCTGTCAGGGTGACGGCACCAGGCGCCTGCCTATATATTGAAGCCATGCGTGATATTCTGAACGATCTCGATGATGGCCGGCAATTTTCGGATCCCGATCCGATGCGCCGCGCGCAAAGCCAGATGCAGCGACCGCTGCCGAAGCGTTTCTATAAGCGCGTGGAGGTGGGCGGGGCTGACGAGGCTTGGACGGTCCTCCTGGACGGGCGGACGGTACGCACGCCTGCGGGGGCGGAACTGGCGTTGCCCAGCGAAGCAGCCGCGCGGCTGGTTGCCGACGAATTCGGCGCCCAGGGTGAGCATATCGATCCCATGACCATGCCGGTCACGCGGCTCGTCAACACGGCCATCGACGGGGTAGCGGTGGATATCCAGGTGGTGATGGAAGACATTCTGCGCTACGCATCCACCGACCTCCTCTACTATCGCGCCGATGCGCCCGACCGGCTGATCGAGCTCCAGGCGGAGGCATGGGACCCGGTGCTCGACTGGGCGGAAGCCGAGCTCAGCGTGCGTTTCATCCTCGCGGAGGGTGTGATGCATGTGGAGCAACCGCGCCAGACGATCGCTGCCGTCGGGGCGCATTTGCGGCCGCGCAACGATCCCCTGCGGCTTGCCGCCCTTCATGTGATGACGACACTGACCGGATCGGCTATCCTCGCTCTGGCGGTGGAAGCCGGCTCAATCGAAGCGGAGGCCGCGTGGGAAGCGGCCCATGTCGACGAGGACTGGAACATCTCGCAATGGGGCGAGGACGAGGAAGCTGCCGCCCGCCGCGCTGCCCGCAGGCGCGACATGATGGGAGCTGTGGCGCTGCTCAGGGCCGTGACAGCACGTTGAGTTGCATATAGCCGGTCGGCATCTTTGAAAAAAGGCCCCCGCTCTAACCTGAGCGGAGGCCCTGTCTGTGTTTGACGTTCCGTCTCAGCGCTTGGCGATCGGCACGTAGTCGCGCTCGGCGGCTCCGGTGTAGAGCTGCCGGGGACGGCCGATCTTCTGCTGCGGATCCTCGATCATCTCCTTCCACTGGGCGATCCAGCCCACGGTGCGTGCGACGGCGAAGAGCACCGTGAACATGGTGGTGGGGAAGCCCAGCGCCTTCAAGGTGATGCCCGAATAGAAGTCAATGTTCGGATAGAGCTTCTTCTCGATGAAATACTCGTCCGTAAGGGCGATGCGCTCCAGCTCCATGGCGATGTCGAGCTGCGGATCGTCCTTGATGCCGAGCTCGGCCAGCACCTCGTGGCAGGTCTTCTGCATGATCTTGGCGCGCGGATCGTAGTTCTTGTAGACCCGGTGACCGAAGCCCATCAGGCGGAAGGGATCGTTCCTGTCCTTGGCGCGCTCGATATATTCGGGGATGCGCTCGACCGTGCCGATCTCGGCCAGCATGTTGAGGGCAGCCTCGTTCGCGCCGCCATGGGCGGGACCCCAGAGGCAGGCGATGCCGGCGGCGATGCAGGCGAAGGGGTTCGCTCCGGAAGAGCCGGCGAGCCTGACGGTGGAAGTGGACGCGTTCTGCTCGTGGTCGGCATGCAGGATGAAGATCCGCTCCATGGCCCGCGCCATGACGGGGTTGACCTTGTATTCCTCGCAGGGCACCGCGAAGCACATATGCAGGAAGTTGGCGGCGTAGGAGAGCTCGTTGCGCGGGTAAATGAAGGGCTGGCCGATATGGTATTTGTAGGCCATGGCCGCGATCGTCGGCATCTTGGCGATCATGCGGATCGAGGCCACCATGCGCTGATGCGGATCGGAGATGTCCGTCGAGTCATGGTAGAAAGCCGAGAGCGCGCCGACGACGCCGCACATCACCGCCATGGGATGCGCGTCCCGGCGGAACCCGGTGAAGAAGCGCGACATCTGCTCGTGAATCATCGTGTGCCGCGTCACGCGCAGATCGAAATCTTCCTTCTGCGCCTTTGTCGGCAGCTCGCCGTAAAGGAGCAGATAACAGACTTCGAGAAAGTCGCCGTGTTCGGCGAGCTGATCGATCGGGTAGCCGCGATGGAGCAGCACGCCCTCGTCGCCGTCGATATAGGTGATCTTCGACTCGCAACTCGCCGTGGAGGTGAAACCGGGATCGTAGGTGAACATCCCGGTCTGCTTGTAGAGCGAGGCGATGTCGAAGACATCGGGCCCGATCGAGCCGTTGCGCACCGGGTATTCGCTGGTCTCTCCACCAAGTTCAAGTTTTACCGTCGAATTCGCCATCGCACATTACCTCTCTGTCTTGAAACTTGGGGCAGGAATGTCGTCGCCACGGAAATGGCAGGCAACCGCCAGCACGGTTTTGGGTGCCTCTAGCTAGCGCATTTGCCCCACCCTGCCAAGCTTGACAGCCACGTGTGTTGCGCTGCAACATACGCGATTGTGCGGGCTTACGCACCAGTCGCCTGGTCAAGAATGCGGCCAAGCGACTCCTCGCGGCCGAGCACGGCCAAGACATCGAAAATGCCGGGCGAGGTGGTGCGCCCCGTAACTGCGGCCCGCAGCGGCTGAGCCACCTTGCCGAGCTTCCGGCCGGTCTTCTCTGCAAAGGCACGGACGACTGCCTCGGTGCTCCCCGCCGTCCAGGTGTCGAGGCCGGCAAACTCGTCGGCAAGCGCTGCAAGCATTACCCGGGCATCTTGGTCGAGCAACTCCGCCGCTTTCTCCTCGACCGGCAGCGGACGCTCGGCGACAAGAAAACGCGCCCCGTCCATCAGTTCCACCAGCGTCTTCGCCCGCTCCTTGAGGCCGGGGAGGGCGGCGCGAAGCTGCACCCGGTGCTTTTCGTCGAACTTGTCGAGAAAAGCCCGTCCGCCTTCGAGATGCGGCAGCGTGGCGACAAAAAGCTCGAAAAGAACGTCATCGTCCATCTGGCGCATATGGACGCCGTTCAGCGCTTCCATTTTCTGGAAATCGAAGCGTGCCGCACCTTTGTTGATGTCCTCG is part of the Chelativorans sp. AA-79 genome and encodes:
- the crcB gene encoding fluoride efflux transporter CrcB produces the protein MYHLLLVCIGGAIGAGMRHLATIAAGRLLGIAFPWGTLTVNVAGSFAMGLLVETLARRFDVSNEIRLLLATGLLGGFTTFSSFSLDVAVLWERGAQTAALGYVVASVACSILALFGGLWLARSIL
- the gltA gene encoding citrate synthase translates to MANSTVKLELGGETSEYPVRNGSIGPDVFDIASLYKQTGMFTYDPGFTSTASCESKITYIDGDEGVLLHRGYPIDQLAEHGDFLEVCYLLLYGELPTKAQKEDFDLRVTRHTMIHEQMSRFFTGFRRDAHPMAVMCGVVGALSAFYHDSTDISDPHQRMVASIRMIAKMPTIAAMAYKYHIGQPFIYPRNELSYAANFLHMCFAVPCEEYKVNPVMARAMERIFILHADHEQNASTSTVRLAGSSGANPFACIAAGIACLWGPAHGGANEAALNMLAEIGTVERIPEYIERAKDRNDPFRLMGFGHRVYKNYDPRAKIMQKTCHEVLAELGIKDDPQLDIAMELERIALTDEYFIEKKLYPNIDFYSGITLKALGFPTTMFTVLFAVARTVGWIAQWKEMIEDPQQKIGRPRQLYTGAAERDYVPIAKR
- the rplQ gene encoding 50S ribosomal protein L17, coding for MRHGKAGRKLNRTSSHRKAMFANMAASLIEHEQIVTTLPKAKELRPIVEKLVTLGKRGDLHARRQAIAAIRSEALVRRLFDTLAPRYASRNGGYTRIMKAGFRHGDNAALAVIEFVDRDPSVKGAADRARVEAEAASEEAEAA
- a CDS encoding DNA-directed RNA polymerase subunit alpha yields the protein MIQKNWQELIKPNKIEFTSKGRTQTTLVAEPLERGFGLTLGNALRRVLLSSLRGAAVTAVQIDGVLHEFSSIAGVREDVTDIVLNIKEIAIRMEGDGPKRMVVRKQGPGVVTAGDIQTVGDVEVLNPDHVICTLDQGAEIRMEFTVDTGKGYVPADRNRAEDAPIGLIPVDSLYSPVKKVSYKVENTREGQVLDYDKLTMTLETDGSVTGEDAVAYAARILQDQLGLFVNFEEPQKEQPAEQVTELAFNPALLKKVDELELSVRSANCLKNDNIVYIGDLIQKTEAEMLRTPNFGRKSLNEIKEVLASMGLHLGMEVPDWPPDNIEELAKRYEDQY
- a CDS encoding DegQ family serine endoprotease; amino-acid sequence: MKVITSFLRLFFLLGALSLPAHAQDRPAESLLDPLKQLLRGGEENAGAPAGETQRRVPFSQQEIQLSFAPLVRQVAPAVVNVYASTRVQARSPFMGDPFFERFFDFPQMPPRVQSSLGSGVLVDPSGIVVTNYHVIRQADEVKIALADGREFESNVLLKDEGLDLAVLKVEGSEAFPAATLGDSEALEVGDLVLAIGNPFGVGQTTTSGIVSAVARSLGGVSDFGYFIQTDAAINPGNSGGALVNMAGEVVGINTAIYSRSGGSIGIGFAVPANIVRAVVDSARNGKDFFERPYVGASFDRVTPNIAEALGMPRPAGALVTNIASASPAARAGLESGDVVVAVNGRSVETPEALEYRLATVPIGDTAQVEVLRNGEEIGLSIQVEHAPEGDGQQLEIGGTGPFAGAKVAELSPALAQRLRLPVTGKGVVIADLARNSPAASIGLRPGDIVRELNGEEIATPDQMKALAETDARWWRFTIERDGRTIRQTMRF
- a CDS encoding ATP12 family protein, with amino-acid sequence MRDILNDLDDGRQFSDPDPMRRAQSQMQRPLPKRFYKRVEVGGADEAWTVLLDGRTVRTPAGAELALPSEAAARLVADEFGAQGEHIDPMTMPVTRLVNTAIDGVAVDIQVVMEDILRYASTDLLYYRADAPDRLIELQAEAWDPVLDWAEAELSVRFILAEGVMHVEQPRQTIAAVGAHLRPRNDPLRLAALHVMTTLTGSAILALAVEAGSIEAEAAWEAAHVDEDWNISQWGEDEEAAARRAARRRDMMGAVALLRAVTAR
- a CDS encoding DMT family protein, with amino-acid sequence MALPYLAPILLLTVSNIFMTFAWYGHLKFMNKPLLLVILASWSIAFIEYCFAVPANRYGHAVYSAAELKTMQEVITLSVFAVFSVYYLGEQLTINHAIGFALICLGAFFIFKGPLG
- a CDS encoding replication-associated recombination protein A encodes the protein MSDLFDRGEPEVSVAVGKPLADRLRPKRLDEVVGQEHLTGAEGALTRMIRSGSLGSLIFWGPPGTGKTTVARLLAGETSMAFEQISAIFSGVADLKKVFEAARLRRNQGRQTLLFVDEIHRFNRAQQDSFLPVMEDGTVVLVGATTENPSFELNAALLSRARVLVFHSLEADSLQRLLARAEEAEGRELPLDEEARAVLLRMADGDGRAVLTLAEEVWRAAGEGEVFDAETLQRIVQRRAPIYDKSQDGHYNLISALHKSVRGSDPDAALYYLCRMFDAGEDPLYLGRRLVRMAVEDIGLADPQALLIANAAKDAYDYLGSPEGELALAQACIYLATAPKSNAAYTAFKSAMAAAKEHGSLLPPKHILNAPTKLMKETGYSSGYQYDHDMPDAFSGQDYFPEAMGRRTFYDPPDRGFERDIRKRLDYWDKLRRERQGGG
- a CDS encoding RluA family pseudouridine synthase, translating into MAGIEQIQVDGGEAGMRLDRWFKVHYPGLGFGQLQKLLRTGQVRVDGGRAKAETRVQPGQTIRVPPLAVDRKGAPATIRTIRERGDAEVLSQMLIHEDDKVFVFNKPAGLAVQGGSGVSRHVDGMLEAWRSKKGEKPRLVHRLDRDTSGVLVVARTRLAAVKLTAAFRARETKKIYWALVKSVPKKQEGRISTWLVREATPDGDRMRIAKHGEPGADHAVSTYRVVEQAGTALSWLEMEPYTGRMHQLRVHAAHIGCPVIGDPKYFEADQNWELPGGMQNRLHLHARRIIVPHPDGGIVDVTAELPPHMRQSWNLLGFDDAAAKEEI